From a single Macrobrachium rosenbergii isolate ZJJX-2024 chromosome 59, ASM4041242v1, whole genome shotgun sequence genomic region:
- the LOC136837651 gene encoding buccalin-like, which translates to MKTLVIVLLAAAACATEIEKREAEPGYGGYGHVTHYHRPSYGYSHHYGKRSADPEPEAEPSYGYGNSYGYRSYRPVSYSHHYGKRSADPEPEAEPSYGYGNSYGYRSYRPVSYSHHYGKRSADPEPEAEPSYGYGNSYGYRSYRPVSYSHHYGKRSADPEPSYGYRRAYYTPVYHRPSYG; encoded by the exons ATGAAGACTCTG GTGATTGTGCTCTTGGCAGCTGCCGCTTGCGCTACTGAAATTGAGAAGCGAGAGGCGGAGCCTGGTTATGGAGGTTATGGTCATGTGACCCACTATCATCGTCCTTCTTATGGCTATTCTCATCACTATggcaagagatctgctgatcctgaacctgaaGCTGAACCATCCTATGGCTATGGAAACTCTTATGGTTACCGCAGCTACCGCCCAGTGAGCTATTCTCATCACTATggcaagagatctgctgatcctgaacctgaaGCTGAACCATCCTATGGCTATGGAAACTCTTATGGTTACCGCAGCTACCGCCCAGTGAGCTATTCTCATCACTATggcaagagatctgctgatcctgaacctgaaGCTGAACCATCCTATGGCTATGGAAACTCCTATGGTTACCGCAGCTACCGCCCAGTGAGCTATTCTCATCACTATggcaagagatctgctgatcctgaaccttCTTATGGCTATAGACGTGCATATTATACTCCAGTCTACCACAGGCCATCTTATGGTTAA
- the LOC136837652 gene encoding uncharacterized protein produces the protein MVDLKTANIIPEETSESSVLWLMQAMGFRYRTPQQKVYMRKESLDIVCRRIGALRALRHHREEGRQVVYEDETWFTTRMGHNKEWVDTTQANTSASYSRQVPLGEGERFVVVAVGTANGFVEGSYRWCPAKSNEGDNHGEMNIELFHQWLTTQLLPSLPEPSALVIDNAPYHITLTEDSRCPTSATKRENHIKWLEHRRIPFPAGATRPELLLKEYWLYSIVARGLDFFTNSHR, from the coding sequence ATGGTTGACCTTAAGACTGCCAACATCATTCCGGAGGAGACGTCAGAGTCTTCAGTACTGTGGCTCATGCAGGCAATGGGATTTCGGTATCGGACACCTCAACAAAAGGTGTACATGAGGAAGGAATCACTCGACATCGTGTGCCGGCGGATCGGTGCTCTCCGAGCTCTACGGCACCACCGGGAGGAGGGAAGACAGGTGGTATATGAGGACGAGACTTGGTTCACCACCCGGATGGGCCACAACAAGGAGTGGGTTGATACCACACAGGCTAACACCAGCGCCTCTTACAGCCGTCAAGTGCCACTCGGAGAAGGAGAGCGTTTCGTGGTAGTTGCAGTTGGCACGGCCAATGGCTTCGTAGAAGGGTCATACCGTTGGTGCCCAGCCAAGTCTAACGAGGGCGACAACCACGGGGAAATGAATATCGAGCTCTTCCACCAGTGGCTAACAACACAACTGCTGCCATCCCTCCCTGAGCCATCAGCACTTGTGATAGACAATGCTCCATATCACATCACACTAACGGAAGATAGTCGTTGCCCTACATCGGCCACCAAACGGGAGAACCACATCAAATGGCTGGAGCATCGTAGGATACCTTTCCCAGCAGGAGCCACACGCCCAGAGCTACTTCTTAAGGAGTACTGGTTGTATtccattgttgccagaggtttagactttttcacgaatagccatcgataa
- the LOC136837653 gene encoding buccalin-like yields MKTLVIVLLAAAACATEIEKREAEPGYGGYGHVTHYHRPSYGYSHHYGKRSADPEPEAEASYGYGNSYGYRSYRPVSYSHHFGKRSADPEPEAEPSYGYGNSYGYRSYRPVSYSHHYGKRSADPEPEAEPSYGYGNSYGYRSYRPVSYSHHYGKRSADPEPSYGYRRPYYTPVYHRPSYG; encoded by the exons ATGAAGACTCTG GTGATTGTGCTCTTGGCAGCTGCCGCTTGCGCTACTGAAATTGAGAAGCGAGAGGCGGAGCCTGGTTATGGAGGTTATGGCCATGTGACCCACTATCATCGTCCTTCTTATGGCTATTCTCATCACTATggcaagagatctgctgatcctgaacctgaaGCTGAAGCATCCTATGGCTATGGAAACTCTTATGGTTACCGCAGCTACCGCCCAGTGAGCTATTCTCATCACTTTggcaagagatctgctgatcctgaacctgaaGCTGAACCATCCTATGGCTATGGTAACTCTTATGGTTACCGCAGCTACCGCCCAGTGAGCTATTCTCATCACTATggcaagagatctgctgatcctgaacctgaaGCTGAACCATCCTATGGCTATGGAAACTCCTATGGTTACCGCAGCTACCGCCCAGTGAGCTATTCTCATCACTATggcaagagatctgctgatcctgaaccttCTTATGGCTATAGACGTCCATATTATACTCCAGTCTACCACAGGCCATCTTATGGTTAA
- the LOC136837654 gene encoding uncharacterized protein has product MVDLKTANIIPEETSESPVLWLMQAMGFRYRTPQQKVYMRKESLDIVCRRIGALRALRHHREEGRQVVYEDETWFTTRMGHNKEWVDTTQANTSASYSRQVPLGEGERFVVVAVGTANGFVEGSYRWCPAKSKEGDNHEEMNIELFHQWLTTQLLPSLPEPSVLVIDNAPYHITLTEDSRCPTSATKRENHIKWLEHRRIPFPAGATRPELLLKEYWLYFIVARGLDFFTNSHR; this is encoded by the coding sequence ATGGTTGACCTTAAGACTGCCAACATCATTCCGGAGGAGACGTCAGAGTCTCCAGTACTGTGGCTCATGCAGGCAATGGGATTTCGGTATCGGACACCTCAACAAAAGGTGTACATGAGGAAGGAATCACTCGACATCGTGTGCCGGCGGATCGGTGCTCTCCGAGCTCTACGGCACCACCGGGAGGAGGGAAGACAGGTGGTATATGAGGACGAGACTTGGTTCACCACCCGGATGGGCCACAACAAGGAGTGGGTTGATACCACACAGGCTAACACCAGCGCCTCTTACAGCCGTCAAGTGCCACTCGGAGAAGGAGAGCGTTTCGTGGTAGTTGCAGTTGGCACGGCCAATGGCTTCGTAGAAGGGTCATACCGTTGGTGCCCAGCCAAGTCTAAAGAGGGCGACAACCACGAGGAAATGAATATCGAGCTTTTCCACCAGTGGCTAACAACACAACTCCTGCCATCCCTCCCTGAGCCATCAGTACTTGTGATAGACAATGCTCCATATCACATCACACTAACGGAAGATAGTCGTTGCCCTACATCGGCCACCAAACGGGAGAACCACATCAAATGGCTGGAGCATCGTAGGATACCTTTCCCAGCAGGAGCCACACGCCCAGAGCTACTTCTTAAGGAGTactggttgtatttcattgttgccagaggtttagactttttcacgaatagccatcgataa